A segment of the Acaryochloris marina S15 genome:
AGATGACTCGGTCTTCCGCACGACGTAGCTTCCGGATATGTCCAGCTTGGTCTTCCCAAAAGTCTTCGGAGGCGCATTGAACACTCGCCCACACTCCATCAACAATCAGAATAAAAGGGGTTTTCTCAAGACGAGTTTGACGACTTTGGAGCATTTGCTTCTGAGCTTTGAGAGTAATCCGGTTAATGGCATTCACGGATAAAACTGCTCCCAGGATCTCATAGAGAGCTTCTTGCAAGTCTCGAAGCGATAAACCCATGACATACAAGCCCAGGCAAAACTCTAGAAGGCTACCGAGGGCTCGTTGGTAACGCTCTAGAATCTTCCACTCTCGGTCTGCATTCCCTTTCCGTAGTTTCGGGACAGATAGTTGAGCAATCCTGCCGTACTGGGTATCAAGAACCCGCTGATAATAGCCTGAACGTCGAGGGCGAGTCCCTTGAAGCTCTGATAGATAAGCTTGGACTTCTTCGTCTAGTGCTGACTCTACTGCTATCTGGGTAACTCGGTTAGCCTCAAGGCGCAGGGTTGCTTCTAAAGCTTTGTTAATAGAGGCATATGAACTTTGAGACTGGATACGGATAATCTGCTGCTCACGTTGGGAAATGTTCATCAAGGAGTGCTCCGAATTCTCTATTATCAGAGCATTTCAGCTATTCCAGCTCATGGCGAATAAATCAAGACACTAACTACGAAGCGGTCAAAGCTGCCCTGAAACTAGAGGTGAGCAATGGCCAGGTTGAGGGACAAAATAACCGATTGAAAATGGTCAAGCGCCAAATGTATGGGAGAGCTGGCCTAGATCTCTTGAATAAACGCTTAGTGCTAACAAGCTAAAACATCTTCTAGTCATGCTTTTAAGCCTTATTTTCCTTGCATCACCAAAAGAGGACAAGAGTCTACTTCGGCGGCGAGTTGCATGTACCTCGGCACCTTAGTTTTGCTCCTGCACAGACCATCTTTTTGATGGAGTTGTTTTCAGTTCCCAAACAGGTAATTTCCAACGTTCACGGCATCTAATGTCCTACCGTTCAACCAAGAACGCAGTGGGGCTAGGAGCTATGAAACATCGCAACCAAGGGAAATTACTATCGATGGTTAAATTTCGAGAGATCATCCGGCTCTATGAGCTCGGCTACAACCAAACCCAGATCGCGACCAGTTGTGTTGTGGCCCGTTCCACCGTTCAAGACTATATCCGCCGTGCGCAAGCTAAACATCTGAGCTACGAACAACTTCAAGGACTGACTGATAGCGAAGCTCAAGTCATGCTGGGCAAGCATCAATCTCGCCAAGCCAAATATGACGAGATTGACTTTGAACCGATTCATACCGAATTGCAATCGAAAGGGATCACCCTCGCTCTGCTGTGGCAAGAAGGGATTGATCATCAAGAGTGGAGCTTGAGCTATGGTCAATTCTGCCGTCGCTACAACCAGTGGAAAGGACGTCACAACCTCTCCATGAGACAGGTTCATAAAGCTGGGGAGAAATTATTCGTCGATTATTGTGGGTTAACCATGCGTGTCCAAGATCCGATTACTGGTGAGGTCAGCGATGCCCAGATTTTCGTGGCTTGCCTAGGAGCGAGCAACTACACCTTTGCAGAAGCAACGCCCACTCAAGCGATTCCCCACTGGCTCGGATCTCACCAACGAGCATTAGCCTTCTTTGGAGGTGTACCTGAGATTATCGTTCCGGATAATCTCAAATCTGGCATTAATGCAGCCTGTCGTTATGAGCCAGAGCTTAATCGCAGCTACCAGGAATTTGCAGAGCATTATGGGGTTGCCGTCATTCCCACCCGAGTCCGGAAACCCCGCGATAAAGCCAAGGTCGAAAAAGCGGTCCAGGAAGTAGAGCGTCAAATTATTGCCCCTTTGCGCCATGAGCAGTTCCACAGTTTTCGCACCCTCAATGAAGCCATTGCCGTCAAACTCAAACGGCTCAACGAGCGAACCATGCAAGGGTATGGCATGTCTCGACAGCAACGGTTTGAGCAAATAGAACAATCGACTCTCAAGCCTTTACCGGTTTACCCCTTTGTCTTGGCGCAATGGAAACAAGCCAGACCTTGCTCATTACAATGCCCTCCTAGGCGTCAGATTTTCATTTTTTCTGACGAATAGACTGTTTGAGCGCTTAAAAAGCGCTCAAACAGTCTATTCGTCATCATAAGGTAATTGTCATGAGGTGGCCTATGAATAATATAAGATTCCGGCAACTTTCCACCTCGAATATAGCGATACAACCAAATTCGGCTAACTCCTAGTTTCCAGGATAGGCCAAGAACAGTCCACATACCTTTTCTGCTAAACGACATTTATGATAGGAACTAGTGACCTGGTGTCGATGACGGATTTTGAAGACAGTACCACTCGAAACTTGAAAGTTTCGAGCAGACCGAAATCGTTCGTTAGTATCTTGGCAATTTGATTATCTGTTTTGTCCTCCTTCCATAATTTCCTAGCGCGCTCCACCAGTCTTGATAGCCTGTGATGTCTGCTTGACAATGAAGAGGAGGACGCACAATCCCTTCAGAAAAATGGGTAGTGCTCATGCAGAGAAAGCCTGTGATCAGATTGTCACCAAATGACAGAAGAATCGAAGGATGCATTGGTCAGAAGACACTGCTGATGCTCTCGCTGCGATGAAGACGGTTATGTTAAATCAGGCATGGGATCTCTACTGGGTTGAACAGCAATTTCTGCCTCTCGCTACAACCCCTTAACCCAGACCTTTTGGCCGCTAACTTGGCACATTGGGCTGTCCGTTGCTTGATGGTCCAAGCAGCGGAACACGGTGAGATTGCTCCTTTGAGCATAGGCTTCACTGGAACTCTCAAAGTTCTACGCAGAGCAGTCAACCCCGTAAATTCGTGCATAATTGATAAGTGAAAGACAAGACTTTGAGCAAGTACAAGTCATTGCCAATGTTGATGGCTGGGCAGATATTGCAAAAACGGTACCAATTGAGAGCGCAGTTGAGGGCTCAACCTACTCGCCAAACCTGGTTAGCGGTAGATAGTCAGGCAGTGCCCGAACAGCAATTTGTAATTGTCAAATTTTTGGCCTTTGGTCGAGGTATGCAATGGGATGAATTGAAATTGTTTGAGCGAGAAGTGCAAGTTCTCCAGCAGCTTGATCATCCCCATATCCCCAAGTACCTGGATTCTTTTCATCTCCAAAAACCAGAGCCCTGGCTAGGCCTCATCGAAGAATATATTCCAGGGACCAGTTTGCAAGCATTGGTCCAACAAGGACATCGGTTTTCGGAATCAGACATTTATGATTTAGCTGCTCAAGTACTAGAGATCTTGATCTATCTGCATGAGCAGAATCCCCCTATTCTCCATCGAGACATAAAACCTAGCAACCTGATCTTCACCCCTAACCAGCAAGTGTTTCTAGTGGACTTTGGAGCCGTACAAAACCAGTTGTCGCAAACAGGCACTTCCTTTACTGTTGTTGGCACCTACGGTTATACCCCCCTAGAGCAGTTTGGTGGACAGGCAGTGCCCGCATCTGATTTGTACAGTTTGGGAGCATCATTGGTGCACCTGCTCACAGGGATGGCACCAGCTGAATTAGCCCAATCCGACTTGCGGTTACAGTTTCGTGATCGCATCACCCTCAGCAATCGATTAACTACATGGCTGGAAATATTGACTGCCCCCGCTTTAGCCGACCGATTCGAATCCGCCAGAGCTGCCTTGACGGCCCTGGTGTCACTCCCCTCTGACATGCCAGACTTGCCGCTCTCCTATGGGGATCACCAACGTCTTCAAATTGAGACTAGTCCTGAGTATTTGCAGGTTCGGATTGGCCCGATTTGGTCAGCACCTTTACTCAGGCTCCAAGATTTAGCAAACATGACTCTTCTCACCCTGTTAGGTCCCTTAGTATTCATTATCTTGGCCCTATTGCCCTTGGGCATGGTTTATACTCGCCAAGCCTTCAGTTCTGGCAACATTGGGGAAATCAGTGTGGGCATCCTATTACTTTGCTTTGGAGGTGCTTCTTGGATTACAAGTTTGAACTGGCTTAAAGACAACCTCACCAGTACCTTGGTTGAGAGTTCTGAACAACGTTTAGTCATTAAATATCAACTCTTTGGGTGGACCTATTGGCAACAATGTCAGCCAATTGCTGACATTATCAGCATCTATGCCTTGCCCCTAGATCCAGAGAAAAATACAGTCATAATCCATTTCAAAGCTAGTTCTCCTCTAACTCTGGCTAACAACTTGGTCACTCAGGATAGTCAGGTATTGACCGACACCTTGCGAAACTGGTTCGCTTACTAAGGATTGTGCCGACTATGAAGCCATGTATGGAGTCAATATAGGGGTTCAGGGTCTAGTGCGATGTAGAAAGCTAAGTGTTAGGGGATTAAATCTAATCCTCATTCTTGAGCGGAGGGCCTTCCTTCCTTATGATGTCTATTTCATTATCCTCACGTAAAAGAGTCTCTGACTCCGGTCACATTGGTCTGAGTAATTAGAACAATAGAATGCAGACCACGCAAGCGCCTAACCTGGGAGCCTAACCTGGAGATGGGCAAGAGGAAGTTCGGTATGGTTAACGAAAGTGAATCGTCCCTAGTGGTCATAAGTCGGTGTAAAGATCTAGCTTCGTCATAAGAACGATAAGCCAAGAGCTTCGTGTTAGCGTTACCCTTTTCTGGCAGCAGGATACAGGTATTGGGAAGTGTGTGAAATGAACACGCCGATACTAGAACACTTCCTAACTAGGAGCCTGGATCGATTAAGGAAGCTGTTTGAGACAGACTGATCTTTACACCGACTTATGACCACTAGGGATCAATCCTAAGTCCGTCTAATTGCTGTGAACTATGACACTTTGAGCAAATATTTTATCCTTCAATTGTCACAAAGCGATACTGAGAGTGGCTTTCAGCATTTATATATAAAAAACATTATTATTTATAAATAGGATGTTGAGTTTTTAGTTTCTAAAAGTCTCTTGCTGTAGGTATTACAGCGATCCTGTGGTAAAAATTGTGCTTATGTCGGCACGGGGTGAAGTGGAGAAAGCATCCACTCCTGTGAGTACAGGCATCGAGCCTTGAAAGATCTCATCATGAAGACCCTGCTTAATAGTAGACAGGTCTTGAGCTTGGTTGATTTCTTCTGCCTTTGCAGCTGCGACTTGCAGACGATTGCGAACGGTTCCTACACTGATAGACCAATCAAACAGATCGCGCAATAGCTCAACGACACCTCGATAGGAGCTGTGGCAGATCAACACCAAAGCTAGAATCAGCTGGAATAGCCAAGTTTTGGTGATTGGTAAATAGAACAGAACCTCGTCATCCCCTTTATCGCCGAGGAAGGATTCATTCAATGCTTGTGCAGCAATTTCCTCTTGCTCATACACAAACTTCCGGGTCGTGCCTCAAGTAATTGTGGGTTGAGTATACTAGAGGCTCAGCTCAGCTTCTAACCTACCCATGCAATGCCCACTATGCGGTCATTCCAAAGCACACAAGCATGGCAAGATGCCCAACATGCTTCAACGATACCGTTGTCCTGAGTGCCAGCAGACCTTTACTGAACGCTTTGATACCCTTTACTATCGTCGTCAGGTGAGTCCAGAGCAGGTCCGACAAGTTCTCCAAGCCCATGCAGAAGGGAGTAGTCTTCGAGGTATCACTCGGACCAGTGGCCTAGCTTACAACACTGTAGTCTCTCTAGTAAGAGCTGCTAGCCAACGATCTCAGCAACTCCATAATGGCCAAGTGCAAGCCGTTGAAACGGAGGATGTCAGTGCAGATGAAATGTGGTCCTTTGTGAAAAAAAGCAAAAACACTGTCTTCCCCATGAGCTAGAGATGGGTGATTGTTGGATGGCGATTACCTTGGCAAACACAAGCGGCGTGATCCTCTCGTGTCGTGTGGGCAAGCACACCGATTCATTATTGAATGAACTGGTGACTAGCACTGAAGGTAAGACCGATTGCAAGGACTGGAATAGCGACGATTGGGGGGGTACGAAAGAGTGTTGCCTTGGGAGATTGACCATTACATTGGCAAGGACAGAACTCAACGACTCGAACGCACCAATGGCATTATTCGGCAGCACAGTGGTCGATGGCATCGACGCCAGAACAAATTTGGCAAAGTGTGGGCGCAAACCAAAGTCACTGCTCGATTAGTGGTCAGCTATTTCAATTGGATTTGGACACACAGTCGGCTTAAAACAACGGCGGCACAACGTGCTGATCTAGCCTCGCGAGCTTGGCATTGGGATGACATACTCACCTACCCCACAATTGTTTGATGCACGACCAACTTCCGACTGACTTGATTCTCTCTGGCAATGCGAGCAATGGGTATGGATCTTGATAGAGACTGGATACCGATATCTTTCCGGATTTTTGGAGGAAGGGTAGTTGCAATGGCAGGGGTGGAAATCATACTCGGTGATCAAGTCAGAGGAGAAAACGACAAGCCTCCAGACTACCCTGATCGCTCATGACACTGTTACCCATGAATGAACCAGGCCGTATATTTTTGACTCACAGTGATTTCAGCAGTTTTAGTGCGTAATTTTATGGCGGGAAGAGAGTAAGATGGGCTGTCCTTTCTGATTCTTGGAAGTAGCTTTTAGTCTAAACTCCAATCCTTATATCTGGCGGACTACCACATTTTAGAGGTCTGCTTTTGGCTGAGAAGCTTCAAAACCTGCGATTGCCATCGGCAATGTCGGGAAAATATGCTCAGGATTGATTTGGTTCAAGAATTGAGATCGCAACAGTTGGCTATATAGATCCTGCTTCATTCGTACTAGGGCAAAGATAATGCCTTGATCAGCTAATTCTTGGCGCAGCTCCTCCAGCATATCCACCGCTGTAATATCAATCTCGATAATGGCTTCCGTATTGAGTACAAACCATTCAACGGGAGAGCGTTCCGCCACAATGGATGCTAAGGCACGTTGCTTAAAATTCTCAGCATTTGCAAAACAGAGTGGTGCATCATATCGATAAATCACAAGTCCAGGGATTGTCGTAGCACCATCCCAATCTTCAATATCATGGAGGCCTGCTAAACCAGGCACTTTTCCCTGCACCGCATCATGGGGACGGGCCACCCGTGCAAACAGGTCAATCACAGATAAGCCTACAGCGATGGCGACACCAATCAAAATATCAGTCGCTAACACCGCAACCGTCGTGATTAAAGCGAGTAAAAATTCATTCCGACGGAACCGCTTCAGACGCCGAAATTCAGCAATCTCGATTAGTTTAGTGGCAGCAAAAATGACGATGGCTCCCAAAGCAGCCGTCGGAAACAGGGACAGCAAAGGCCTTAGAAAAAGAAGCACCGAGATTAAACCCCCAAATGCTACCAAAGAATAAAGCTGAGTCTTGCTCCCTAAGGCATCCCCGATTACGGTGCGACTGCCGCTGCTGCTAACGGGGATTCCCTGCATCAAGCCTGTCCCGAGATTAGAAGCACCGAGGGCTAGCAGCTCTTGATTGGCATCAACTGTGTATTGATTTCGATTTGCAAAGGAACGGGCCGTCAGTACATTATCTGAATAGGCAACCACGGAAATACCCAGTGCGGCTGCCGTCAGTGAGGGGAGTTCAGTCACTGAAACTTTGGGAAGAGCAATGTGGGGGAAACCTGCGGGAATAGTGCCCACGACCACAACACCTTTTTGATCCAGGTCAAAAATCGCCACAGCCATTGTCGCTAGCAACACCGCAATCAGGGGACCGGGCGCTTGAGGAAAGCGCCTCTGAATCACGCATAAGAAAAAGAGGACCAGCCCTGCGACCATCGCAGTCGGCCAGTGGAGTTGCTCCAATTGGGTTAGAAATCCCTGGACTTCACCCAGAATGGTTTCAGCCTCAATGTTGATACCGCTCACTTTACTGAGTTGACTGGTGATCATTAGCCCCGCTACGCCTGCCATATAGCCCGTCAAGATCGGTTTTGAGAGAAGGTCAGCCAGAAATCCGAGTCGGGCCAAATAAGCAACAACGCAGATCAGACCGACGAGGAGTGATGAAGTTGCTGCAAGACTGGCATAGTCGCTACCGCCTTTGGCTAGAGGTGCAATCGCAACGGCTGTCATTACCGCTGTTGTCGATTCTGGCCCTACCGAAAGTTGAGGAGAAGAACCGAAGAGTGTATAGATCAGCATCGGTGGCAAAATGGCCCACAAACCTGCCACCGGTTCAACCCCTGCCAACTCGCCATAGGCCATGCATTGCGGAATTAGATAGGCGGCAACCGTTATGCCTGCTAGCAAATCCCCTCGTAGCCACTGATGTTGATAGGAGAGCAATCGCTGTAGTCCCGGTAGATAGGCTTGAATTGCAGTTAGGTTTTTAGATCGGATAGCCAAGTTTCACCTCATTGTGAAGGCGATTATTCTATCGCTCTCAATACGATCCTCTTTAATTCTTAAGCAACAAAAATGAAATTGTCAGTCATGAATATTGTGTGGATTTAGAATTCCCCTCAATTCTGGCTTGGGAGCTGTAGCGTGAAGGATTTATGGTTGTGTCGCAAGTGCGCCGAGCAAAGCTCGGCATTGTTAGTAGGGTGTGAGTCCCTACCCTATAAGCCCTGGTCCGGCAATAGGTACTGAGTGTTGCGTCGTCATCGGTAACGGTGGCGTCGAAGCGTACACAAGGAGTTGATGGGCCACAATGCAAAAGCGTGAAGGTATAAAGCCCCGAAATGAACCATACAAGTGGATGCCGACGTGGTTTGCGACGCGGAAGGCAACACCGGAGAAGCTAACGACCAATGCTTCCGAGGGTCCACCGGGGTCTGTGACCGTGGCACGTCAATATGACAAAGTCGGGAACTCGGGAGATCCTATAGACTCCCCCTTCTTGGGGGTAGAGTGGCACAACCGGCAAACCGGAAGGAAACTCAATGGTTTATGGGAAGTCGGATGTCCTCATAGTAGTGAAGAAATGGAGTAACACCCATGGAGCGAAGGGGGACACATACAGTCACCCGTCTAACGGAAACGCCGCCCACACTCAGAGGTGGAATTTTGGCGACAACTGGAGTTAAACGGATAGCTACTCGGGCCTGTAGCCACCCAGAGGAGTCATTTACAGCGTTGATGCACCACTATACAGTGGCAAATCTACGAGCTTGTTTTGAATCCCTGGATGGCAAGAAAGCCATTGGAATAGATGGAGTGACCAAGAAGCAATATGGGCAGAACTTAGAGTTCAATCTCAAAGAATTGCACCGTAAGCTTCATCAAATGTCGTACCGGCCCCAAGCTGTACGTCAGGTCGAGATACCCAAAGAGGATGGCACCATGCGTCCCCTTGGGATCTGCTGTATAGAGGATAAAATTGTTCAGGAGATGACCCGTCGGATCTTAGAAGCAATCTACGAGCCAGTGTTTATTGATACGTCATATGGATTTCGCCCAAAGCGGAGCTGCCATGATGCTTTACGGCAGCTAAATTACGAGGTAATGAATAAACCTGTCAACTGGGTAGCTGATATCGACCTAGCTCAGTTTTTCAACACTATGCCCCATCAGGAAATCCTCTCAGTGATAGGCTTGCGAATCAAGGACAGGAAATTCCTTCGCCTGATTTTGCGGATGCTTAAATCGGGAGTCCAAACTCCTGGCGGTGTAATATATGACGAACTGGGTAGTCCCCAGGGTTCTATTGTCTCCCCTGTAATTGCCAATATCTTCCTGGATCATGTATTGGACCAGTGGTTTACTCAGGTAGTGACTAAACACTGCCGAGGATACTGCGCAATTATCCGCTATGCAGATGATGGCATTCTCGTGTTTGAACATGAAGATGATGCTCATCGCTTTATGTGAGTGTTGCCACGACGACTGGAGAAATTCGGCCTTCGCCTCAACACGGACAAAACTAAGCTACTGGCCTTTGGTAAACGGCATGCTCGACATTCCTTCGGGACCGGGCAACGGCCATCAACCTTCGATTTTCTAGGGTTGACCCATTACTGGGGCCGAAGTCGCAGAGGGTATGTTCGGTTGAAACGTAAGACATCGAAGAAACGGCTGCGCCGGTCTTTAGTCGAAGTGAATCTGTGGCTTCGTCAGGTGCGAAATACCCTAAAGTTACCTGTGTTATGGCAGGCAATAGGGAGGAAAATGCGCGGGCACTTCAACTACTTTGGAGTGAGCGACAATAGCCCTTCCTTGAACTGTTTTGAGCAGAAGATACATGAGCTTTTGTTCAAGTGGTTGAATCGCCGTAGTCAACGCCGTAGCTTTAATTGGGGTAGTTTTCAGCGCTACCGAACACGACACCCACTGCCTCGACCAGGGCGTATAGTGTCACTGTTCCCAAGTTAGCAAACGGCTGTATGAAGAGGCTTGTGCGGGAAATCTGCAGGCAGGCTTCTGTGGGGGGGAGGCTCCCAAAGGTGCAGGGTCTAATCATGTGACACTCTCTAACCGAAAGGAGAGAGCAACAGGGAAAACAAACCTGACCTAAACATTGAAGGAGTCCTCTCTACCCGACATAATGTTTCCAGGTACAAAAATCCTCTGAGTTTCATCCAAGACTAGGCTGCTAATCCAAAGATTTTGTGGATGAAAGAGATCTGTCCTAACACATCATCTTTGCCCACATTTTTGATCTGACCTTTACGGATCATGTTCATCGCTTCATACCCTTTTAAGGTTCGTCTAGCCGAGTTAAACGATCCAAAACTCATGCCAGGATTCACCAGACGTTTTATCCCTCGATGATCCTGATCCACTATATTGTTGAGGTATTTGACCTGCCGTACTATTTTGCCTTCAGGGAGACGTTCCTCTTCCTGTAACTGCTCTACAGCAGGGGGATATGCTGGATTCTTGTCCACGTTGATCACCCGAGGTTCATGGGTATGAACCGCATTCAATGCTTTGGTCAGAAAGCGCTTCGCAGCCTTGGCGTCCCGCTTTGCTGTGAGTAAAAAGTCGAGGGTGTAGCCGTCAGAGTCTACGGCTCGATAAAGGTACCGCCATTTTTTACGTATTTTGATGTAAGTTTCATCAACTCTCCAAGAATCATTGGTAGGCTTGAGATGTCAGCGACAGCGCTTGTCTAGCTCAGGGGAATATTGGAGAACCCACCGATTGATGGTGCTGTGATCCACTTCCAATCCCCGCTCTAGCATCATCTCTTCTAGGTGACGATAGCTGAGGGGGTAGCGGCAATACCATCGAACATTGAGAAGGATGATCTCAGATCGATAATGACGCCACTTGAATAGGTCAGCAGTTTTCATTGGCGGGAGAGAGAAGAAACACAGCTTCTCAGATTACCACTGGTTCTCAGCGCAGAACCTATTTTTGCGACAGAACCGTCTGAAAATTCATCCGCCACTTGTGCTAGGAATAAGTTCATCATCTGAGTATTGGAAAAGGGTAAGACTAAAGCACTCATCTTTCCTAACGCAGGAGCAACAGCAACATAGCCATAGAGATATTCACGGACAAGCGGCTGCCCACTTTCGGGTCGAATTCCAGGAGCACACCAAGCTCTTCTTACTTGCCCTAGACGACCAAAGCGCCCTTCGTCTGCTGCCATGATCACAATGGGACGTTGGTCTTCGGCTGAGCGATCTGCTACAGCGGTTTGGACCAGCCCCCGAAAGTTTTTTTAAAAGCCTCTCGTGCCGCTTTGTTTCCATTGGGATGGGACGGACGAGGCATGAGTTTGCGCCATCCGTGTCGGTCTAGCAAACGATAGATAGTACTGGGTGCCACTGACGTCTCCACTTTAGTCTCAAAGGCCGTTTGGATCTCTTGAACCGTTGTTAAATGACCTTGTTGAGCACGTTCAATAAACGATTCTAAAAATTCAATCTCTTCTTCGATACTCAGATAAGCACCGGGATTCTTCTTCCGTTTAGCCCTAGGAGCAATTGCTGCTGCTCCTAGGCGATTGTAAGCGGCAATCACCTGATGGACCGTTCGAAGACTAGTTGCAGTATGCGTGGCTATTTCGAT
Coding sequences within it:
- a CDS encoding transposase, with the translated sequence MNISQREQQIIRIQSQSSYASINKALEATLRLEANRVTQIAVESALDEEVQAYLSELQGTRPRRSGYYQRVLDTQYGRIAQLSVPKLRKGNADREWKILERYQRALGSLLEFCLGLYVMGLSLRDLQEALYEILGAVLSVNAINRITLKAQKQMLQSRQTRLEKTPFILIVDGVWASVQCASEDFWEDQAGHIRKLRRAEDRVI
- the istA gene encoding IS21 family transposase, which gives rise to MSYRSTKNAVGLGAMKHRNQGKLLSMVKFREIIRLYELGYNQTQIATSCVVARSTVQDYIRRAQAKHLSYEQLQGLTDSEAQVMLGKHQSRQAKYDEIDFEPIHTELQSKGITLALLWQEGIDHQEWSLSYGQFCRRYNQWKGRHNLSMRQVHKAGEKLFVDYCGLTMRVQDPITGEVSDAQIFVACLGASNYTFAEATPTQAIPHWLGSHQRALAFFGGVPEIIVPDNLKSGINAACRYEPELNRSYQEFAEHYGVAVIPTRVRKPRDKAKVEKAVQEVERQIIAPLRHEQFHSFRTLNEAIAVKLKRLNERTMQGYGMSRQQRFEQIEQSTLKPLPVYPFVLAQWKQARPCSLQCPPRRQIFIFSDE
- a CDS encoding serine/threonine-protein kinase, whose protein sequence is MAGQILQKRYQLRAQLRAQPTRQTWLAVDSQAVPEQQFVIVKFLAFGRGMQWDELKLFEREVQVLQQLDHPHIPKYLDSFHLQKPEPWLGLIEEYIPGTSLQALVQQGHRFSESDIYDLAAQVLEILIYLHEQNPPILHRDIKPSNLIFTPNQQVFLVDFGAVQNQLSQTGTSFTVVGTYGYTPLEQFGGQAVPASDLYSLGASLVHLLTGMAPAELAQSDLRLQFRDRITLSNRLTTWLEILTAPALADRFESARAALTALVSLPSDMPDLPLSYGDHQRLQIETSPEYLQVRIGPIWSAPLLRLQDLANMTLLTLLGPLVFIILALLPLGMVYTRQAFSSGNIGEISVGILLLCFGGASWITSLNWLKDNLTSTLVESSEQRLVIKYQLFGWTYWQQCQPIADIISIYALPLDPEKNTVIIHFKASSPLTLANNLVTQDSQVLTDTLRNWFAY
- a CDS encoding solute carrier family 26 protein; amino-acid sequence: MAIRSKNLTAIQAYLPGLQRLLSYQHQWLRGDLLAGITVAAYLIPQCMAYGELAGVEPVAGLWAILPPMLIYTLFGSSPQLSVGPESTTAVMTAVAIAPLAKGGSDYASLAATSSLLVGLICVVAYLARLGFLADLLSKPILTGYMAGVAGLMITSQLSKVSGINIEAETILGEVQGFLTQLEQLHWPTAMVAGLVLFFLCVIQRRFPQAPGPLIAVLLATMAVAIFDLDQKGVVVVGTIPAGFPHIALPKVSVTELPSLTAAALGISVVAYSDNVLTARSFANRNQYTVDANQELLALGASNLGTGLMQGIPVSSSGSRTVIGDALGSKTQLYSLVAFGGLISVLLFLRPLLSLFPTAALGAIVIFAATKLIEIAEFRRLKRFRRNEFLLALITTVAVLATDILIGVAIAVGLSVIDLFARVARPHDAVQGKVPGLAGLHDIEDWDGATTIPGLVIYRYDAPLCFANAENFKQRALASIVAERSPVEWFVLNTEAIIEIDITAVDMLEELRQELADQGIIFALVRMKQDLYSQLLRSQFLNQINPEHIFPTLPMAIAGFEASQPKADL
- a CDS encoding reverse transcriptase domain-containing protein, with the protein product MERRGTHTVTRLTETPPTLRGGILATTGVKRIATRACSHPEESFTALMHHYTVANLRACFESLDGKKAIGIDGVTKKQYGQNLEFNLKELHRKLHQMSYRPQAVRQVEIPKEDGTMRPLGICCIEDKIVQEMTRRILEAIYEPVFIDTSYGFRPKRSCHDALRQLNYEVMNKPVNWVADIDLAQFFNTMPHQEILSVIGLRIKDRKFLRLILRMLKSGVQTPGGVIYDELGSPQGSIVSPVIANIFLDHVLDQWFTQVVTKHCRGYCAIIRYADDGILVFEHEDDAHRFM
- a CDS encoding group II intron maturase-specific domain-containing protein produces the protein MPRRLEKFGLRLNTDKTKLLAFGKRHARHSFGTGQRPSTFDFLGLTHYWGRSRRGYVRLKRKTSKKRLRRSLVEVNLWLRQVRNTLKLPVLWQAIGRKMRGHFNYFGVSDNSPSLNCFEQKIHELLFKWLNRRSQRRSFNWGSFQRYRTRHPLPRPGRIVSLFPS
- a CDS encoding winged helix-turn-helix domain-containing protein, whose protein sequence is MSRVSTVKPHLTVDEVKDKIATAPTARCQQKWMIIYNALVDPRPAIEIATHTATSLRTVHQVIAAYNRLGAAAIAPRAKRKKNPGAYLSIEEEIEFLESFIERAQQGHLTTVQEIQTAFETKVETSVAPSTIYRLLDRHGWRKLMPRPSHPNGNKAAREAFKKTFGGWSKPL